The genomic segment GGCTGGACGGGTATCCGCGGCCGGGCAAGACGGTGTTGTTCTTGGGCCGATTCGACGAGTCGCGCAAGGGCATGGAGGTACTGCTCGAGGCGTTGCCGCGGGTGGTGGAGCGCTTCGGCGATCTGCAGGTGTTGGTCGTCGGCCATGGCGACGAGGACGAATTGCGTTCGGAGTCAGGCAGTTTGGCCAAGCACATGCGCTTCCTCGGTCAGGTCGACGACGCGGGCAAGGCGTCCGCGATGCGCAGTGCGGACGTCTATTGCGCGCCCAACATCGGCGGCGAGAGTTTCGGCATCGTCCTGGTGGAGGCGATGGCCGCGGGCACACCGGTGGTGGCCAGCGACCTGGATGCCTTCCGGCGCGTGCTGCACGACGGTGACGCCGGACGGCTGGTGCCGGTCGGCGACGCCGCGGGACTGGCCGACGGGCTGATCGAGATGCTCGAAAACGACGCGCTGCGTGAGCGTTACGTGGCCGCGGCGTGCGAAGTGGTCGCCCAGTACGACTGGTCGGTGGTGGCCAGCCAGATCATGCGGGTGTACGAGACGGTCGCGGGCTCGGGCGCCAAGGTTCGGGTGGCGAGCTGATGGCCTGGCCGCTCGTCGTCATCGCCCTGCTGGTCGTGCTGATCGCCGTACTGGCGGTGATCGGTGTCTGGGCGATCCAGACAGCACAGCGACTCAACCGGCTGCACATCCGCTACGACCTGTCCTGGCAAGCCCTCGACAGCGCGCTGGCGCGGCGCGCGGTGGTCGCGCGGGCCGTCGCGATCGACGCCTACGGCGGCTCCACGAACACCCCCGAGGGCCGGCGGCTGGCCGCGTTGGCCGACGCCGCCGAGAGAGCTCCCCGGCAATCGCGGGAGAATGCCGAAAACGAATTGTCGGCGGCGCTGGCGATGGTCGATCCCGCGGCCCTGCCGGCCGGCCTGATCGCCGAGTTGGCCGACGCCGAAGCCCGGCTGTTGCTGGCCCGCCGCTTCCACAACGACGCGGTGCGCGACACCCTGGCGCTGGGGGCGCGGGGCCTGGTTCGTGCCCTTCGGCTCGGTGGAACGGCAGCGCTGCCAAGCTATTTCGAGATCGTCGAGCGACCACACGCGCTGGCACAGACTCCGCACGGTGTGCCCAAACACCGGACGTCGGCGCGGGTGGTGTTACTCGATGAGACCGGTGCGGTGCTGCTGCTGTGCGGTTCGGACCCGGCGATCGAGGAATCGGCGCCGCGGTGGTGGTTCACGGTGGGCGGCGAGGTGCGCCCCGGCGAACGGCTGGCCGAGGCCGCCGCGCGAGAGTTGGCCGAAGAGACCGGTTTACAAGTCGAAGCGGCCGAGATGCTCGGGCCGATCTGGCGGCGCGACGAGGTCTTCGAGTTCAACGGTGCGCTGATCGACAGCGAGGAGTTCTTCTTCGTGCGCCGCGCTCGACGCTTCGAGCCGGTTTGCACGGGCCGGACCGAGCTGGAACGGCGCTACATCCATTGCCACCGCTGGTGCGATGCCAACGACATCGCCGAACTGGTGGCGGCGGGTCAGACCGTGTACCCGCGCCAGTTGGCCGAACTGCTTGCCGAGGCAATTGCGGTGGCCGACAACGATTCACCGGCCGGATTGCCCCAGCTGCAGTCGATCCGCTGAGCTAGAACCCGCTCGCGACAGCGTTGGAGGCCAGCGGCGGCAAGGCGGAGACCAACGGGTTCGTGATGCCGGCCGTTGCGCCCTGGCCGACGTAACCGGCGACACTGAGCGGGTTGACAGCCGGGAGGAGCCCGGGCGCGTAGCCCAGGTCGACGATCGGCTTGAGGAACGGTTGGAGCAAGTCCGCCAAGGGATTTCCGAGGATGGGAATGAACGTTCGCAACGGGTCGAGCAGCGGCAACTGCGTGGTCGGCATGAAGTAGAAACTCAGATTGCCGATCTGGCTTTGAATGGCGTTGGCGACCTGTGCCGCGGGCAGGTAGGGCATCGTGGCGTGCAAATTCAGGTAGCCGAACAGCGCGTTGATGTCCGACGGCAGCCACAACGGGTGCACCGGGAAGTCGGCGATCGCGTCGTATTGCAGTGTGAAAATCGAAGTCGCATAGGACGTTGTCAGCGGCGTGGGCCAGTTGAACGTACCGAAGCCCGGAATCCAGTGTGTCAGAACGCCGCCCATCGGGTTGTTCGGGTCGGCCAGCAGCACGAAGTTCAGCAGGTTTGAATCGGGCCGCAACGCGGCCGGAAGTGCCTGCAAATAGCGCATTTCCAGGCTGGCTATCGTGGCACTCTGCGAATAGCCGACAACGACAACCTTGTTGCCCTGGCTGGTTTGCGACAGGATCGCACTGTTCAGGGTCGCAAAACCGGTGTAGACAGACCTGCCGAAGGTGGTGTCATTGATGCCGGTTACCGGCCAGAACTCTTCCGGGGTATGCAGACTCACCAGGGTGTACCCGGAGTAATTCTGGGCGAGATACGTCTGTTCGATGGAAGTCATGTACTGCAGGTCCGGTGACGGGTTCCCGGTGCCCCCCATGATCAGCGCGATTTTCTGCTGCGACGCCGGCTGCATGGCGGCCGCGTTGGCCACCTCGGTTTCGGCGTAGGCGTTCTTTGCGGTGATCAGGGTCTGTACGAACTGGGTGTGGAACAGCTCCGCCTGCGCGCTGAGCGCCTGGTATTGCGCAGCCTGCGCGTCCAGGAATGCGGCGGTGCGCACCGATACCGAATCCGTGCCCGGCGCAAGCACTCCCGTCATCGGTGCCGCCACGGACGCGTTCGTCGCTTCTAGTTCCGCGCCGATTCCCTGCAACTCGTCGGCCGCCGTCGCCATCGCGTCGGGGTCGGTAATCACGAATGACATCGGGCGCGCCCCTGGCTAGTCCAGCACCGGGCGGGGCACCTTGCGCGACGCGGCGACCGCGGGAGTGACGGCACTCATCAGTCGCCCGGGCACGTTCATCGAGGGCAGCGACGGCGTGGTGCCGGCGCTCGCCGAAATGGGGGTTACCGGGGCGCTCGCCACCCCGGCCGGCCCGGTCGCCGCGGGAAGGTTCGGCGCCGCCGGCGTGGCATTGGCCCAGGTCGCCGGGACCGACAACGGCCCGATCGTGGCGGCTCGGCCCGCGCTCGCGGAGACCGTGCTGGTGAGCTGCGCCGCAGCCGTTCCGCCCACCGCCGGACTGGCCGCCGATGCCAGCACCGGATCGAGCGCGGGGACGCTGGCTGCCGCGCTCATCAGCGGATTGGCACCGGACATCAGCTGACCCATGGCCATTTGCATGGGCTGCATCGCGAACTGGGCCGGCGTCGAGAGCATCTGCAGCTGCGACATCGGGTTCATCAACTGTTGTGCGAACGAGTTGACCACCGAGTTGATCAGCTGCTCGGCGAATGACGTGAAGGTCGGGGTAGGCAGGCTGGTCAGGGTCAGCGGCGGCTCGGCGAACGGTGTCCACCCTGCCGCGGCCGCGGTCGTGCTGGCGTCGTAACCGGTCATGGCCGCCACGTCCTGGGCCCAGAATTCGGTGTACTCGGCCTCGGTCGCGGCGATCGCCGCGGTGTTCTGACCCAGGATGTTGGTCGCGATCAGCGTCATCAGCAGGGCGCGGTTGGCCGCGACGACCTCGGGGGGCACGGTGGCGGTGAACGCGGTTTCGAACGCGCCCGCAAACAGCCGGGCCTTGATGGCCAGCAGCTCGGCTTTCGCCGACGTGCCGGTCAGCCACTGCACGTAGGGGGCGGCGGCCGCGGCCATGGTCATCGATGCCGGCCCCTGCCACGCCCCACCGGTCAGCGTCGACACTGTCGTCTGGAACGAACCGGCCGCCGACGCCAGCTGAGCGGCCAGCGCGTCCCAGGCCGCCGCCGCTGCCCAGATCGTCCCCGAGCGCGGTCCGGCATAGATGCGCGCAGAATTGATCTCCGGTGGCAACAGCACGAAATCCGGCAACATCCGGGACCTCTTCTCGGCCAACCGCCACGGCCGGTGTGACCAGGGATCCCGTCCCGTTACTTCGCACCAGCTGCTACGGCCTGCGCAAATAGCTGTCGCAATATTTAGCACAATGTGACGGTCACCGCACCACCTGTTGGACAGACGTCGAACTTGTCGCGCAAACGGTGGGAAAACTTGGTTGTCACTCACCACTAGAGTGGAAGCGCGATGGTTCGAGGAGAGAAGGGGCTAGTGGACAGCGGCGCACAGTCGAGCCAGGCCAACCAGACCGGAACGGCCCGCGTCAAGCGCGGTATGGCCGAGATGCTCAAGGGCGGCGTCATCATGGACGTCGTCACCCCGGAGCAGGCCCGAATCGCGGAGGGCGCCGGCGCCGTCGCGGTCATGGCGCTGGAGCGAGTACCCGCCGACATCCGCGCCCAGGGCGGCGTGTCCCGGATGAGCGACCCCGACATGATCGAGGGCATCATCTCCGCGGTCACGATCCCGGTGATGGCCAAGGCGCGCATCGGGCATTTCGTCGAGGCGCAGATTCTGCAGAGCCTGGGCGTGGACTACGTCGACGAATCCGAGGTGCTCACACCCGCCGACTACACCCACCACATCGACAAGTGGAAGTTCACCGTGCCGTTCGTGTGCGGGGCGACCAATCTCGGTGAGGCGCTGCGGCGCATCAGCGAGGGCGCGGCCATGATCCGGTCCAAGGGTGAGGCCGGCACCGGTGACGTGTCCAACGCGACCACGCACATGCGCGCCATCGGCGGTGAGATCCGTCGGCTGACGTCCTTGGCGCAAGACGAATTGTTCGTTGCGGCAAAGGAATTGCAAGCGCCCTACGAGCTCGTCGTGGAAGTGGCCCGGGCAGGCAAGCTACCGGTCACCCTGTTCACGGCCGGCGGGATCGCGACCCCGGCCGACGCGGCGATGATGATGCAGCTCGGCGCCGAGGGTGTGTTCGTCGGCTCGGGCATCTTCAAGTCGGGCGACCCCGCGCAGCGCGCCGCCGCGATCGTCAAGGCCACCACGTTCTACGACGACCCGGACGTACTGGCCAAGGTCTCTCGCGGCCTGGGTGAGGCGATGGTCGGAATCAACGTCGAGCAGGTCCCGGAGCCGCATCGCCTGGCCCAGCGCGGCTGGTAAAACAGGCCGTGGCTATTGAAGAGATCCTTGATCTCGAGCAACTCGAGGTCAACATCTACCGGGGCAGCGTGTTCAGCCCGGAATCGGGATTTCTGCAGCGCACCTTCGGCGGCCATGTCGCCGGCCAGTCGCTGGTTTCGGCGGTGCGCACCGTCGACCCGCGCTATCAGGTGCACTCGCTGCACGGTTATTTCCTGCGGCCCGGGGACGCCACGGCGGCGACCGTTTTCATCGTCGAACGAATACGCGACGGCGGCTCGTTCTGCACCCGCCGGGTCAACGCCATCCAGCACGGCGAGACCATCTTCTCCATGTCGGCGTCCTTCCAGACCGACCAGGAGGGCATCCACCACCAGGACCCGATGCCGCCGGCGCCGCCGCCCGACGGCCTGCCCGGGCTGGACTCGATCAAGGTCTTCGACGATGCCGGGTTCAAGCAGTTCGAGGAGTGGGACGTCTGCATCGTGCCCCGCGACCTGCTGCAGCTCTCGCCGGGCAAGGCCTCCCAGCAGCAGGTGTGGTTTCGTCACCGTGATCCGCTGCCCGACGACCCGGTGCTGCACATCTGCGCACTGGCCTACATGAGCGACCTCACGCTGCTGGGTTCGGCGCAGGTCACCCACCTCGACGTGCGCGAGCATCTGCAGGTGGCCTCGCTGGACCACGCGATGTGGTTCATGCGGGCATTCCGCGCCGACGAGTGGCTGCTCTACGACCAGTCCTCGCCCTCGGCCAGCGGCGGTCGCTCGCTGTGCCAGGGCAAGATCTTCACCCAGTCCGGCCATATGGTCGCGGCGGTCATGCAGGAGGGGCTGACCCGCTTCAAGCGGGGATACCAGTCGTGAGCCGCCCGAGGATCGGCGTTTTGGCGCTGCAGGGCGACACTCGGGAGCATCTGGCGGCGCTGCGCGATGCCGGGGCCGAGTCGATGCCGGTGCGCCGGCGCGGCGAGATCGAGTCGATCGACGGGCTGGTCATCCCGGGCGGTGAATCCACCACGATGAGCCACCTGCTGGGAGACCTCGACCTGCTCGAGCCGTTGCGTGAGCGGCTGGCCGACGGGCTTCCGGCCTACGGCGCATGCGCCGGCATGATCATGCTGGCCAGCGAGATCCTCGATGCCGGCGCCAACGGGCGCCAGGCGCTGCCGCTACGCGCGATCGATATGACGGTGCGGCGCAACGCTTTCGGACGTCAGGTCGATTCGTTCGAAGGCGATGTCGAGTTCGCCGGCCTGGACGGCCCGGTGCGGGGGGTGTTCATCCGGGCGCCGTGGGTCGAGCGAGTCGGGGACGGCGTACAGGTGCTGGCCACGGCCGCGGGACACGTCGTAGCGGTCCGGCAGGGGCAGAAGCTGGCGACGGCGTTTCATCCGGAGATGACGGGAGACCGGCGCATCCACCAGCTTTTCGTCGACATCGTGCGGGGCCGCGCCTAGCGCGTGCTCTCGTCCGCGACGTTGCGGCGGGACTGCTGCAAACCCGGCGCGTCCGGGTCGTCGTGCTGATGCTCGAGGTGGTCTTGCTGCTGACGCTGCTCCTCGGTGGACTGGGTGGCATCCTCGGGTTCTTTGGGCTGATTCACCCGGTTAGGTTCGCCCGAATCGCGCGCGGTCAAACGCGGGGGTTGAGTGTGCATCCTGGGCGGCAATTTCCCGGAATTCTCACCCTCACCGCACACTCGAAGCCGTCACCGCACACTCGACGCCCAGCCACCCACACCAGTCACATCTGTACCAGCCGGGGTCCTACGAGGTGTTCTACGAAAGCGATATCGCATGCGACACCACTTGCGCGAACCGTCGTCGCCCCCCTTTCCTGTGACGTCTGGGGATCCCGATTCGGAAGGGGAGTCGCCCGGCGACCCGCCCCGGTCGTCCACGTAGACTCGGCGGCGAACTTTACGTAACAGAAGAGGTAGAACACACAGATGAGCGGCCATTCCAAGTGGGCCACCACCAAGCACCAGAAGGCCGTCAAGGACGCACGCCGTGGCAAGGAGTTCGCGCGGCTGATCAAAAATATCGAGGTCGCCGCCCGTACCGGCGGTGGTGACCCGGCGGGCAACCCGACGCTCTACGACGCCATCCAGAAGGCGAAGAAGACCTCGGTGCCCAACGACAACATCGAGCGAGCCCGCAAGCGGGGTGCCGGGGAGGAAGCCGGTGGCGCCGACTACCAGACGATCATGTACGAGGGCTACGGCCCCAACGGCGTGGCCGTGCTGATCGAATGCCTCACCGACAACCGCAACCGCGCGGCCGGCGAGGTCCGGGTGGCGGTGACCCGCAACGGCGGCAACATGGCCGACCCGGGGTCGGTGTCGTACCTGTTCACCCGTAAGGGCGTCGTCACGCTGGAGAAGAACGGCCTGTCGGAGGACGACGTGCTGACGGCGGTGCTGGAGGCGGGCGCCGAAGACGTCAACGACCTCGGCGAGAGCTTCGAGATCATTTCCGAGCCGACCGACCTGGTCGCGGTGCGCACCGCACTGCAGGAAGCCGGCATCGACTACGACTCCGCCGAGGCCAGCTTCCAGCCGTCGGTCAGTGTGCCGGTCGACGTCGACGGCGCCCGCAAGGTGTTCAAGTTGGTCGACGCCCTGGAGGAGAGCGACGACGTGCAGAACGTCTGGACCAACGTCGATCTGTCCGACGAGGTGCTGGCGGCTCTCGACGAAGATTAGTCGTAGCCGTGCCGCATGTCGTCGACAATGCGCGGGTTGTCCAGCGTTGACGGTTCGAGCGGACGCGGTGCGATGTCGTCGGAGAACACCGTCGCGGCTTGCAGCACTTGGGGATTGAGGTAGCGCAGCGGCGGCGCGTCGGCGGGCATGGCGGGTACCGGTGCGGCGTCACCCGCGGGGCCCGCCAATGCGAAACCCCAGTCACCGAACGTCGGCACATGCACGTGGTAGGGCGTGACCCCATACCCCGCCGAACGCATCGTCGATATCGTGCGCCAGAACGCGGTCGGTGTGGAGAACGGGCTGCCGGCCTGGACGACAACCAGCCCACTGGGCGAAAGCGCATGCGCGACAAGGGCATAGAATTCGCTTGAATAGAGTCGGCCCAGAACGGGGGTGTCCGGGTCGGGCAGGTCGACGATGACGGCGTCGAAACCCCCGGGCGGACTTAGTTCGGGATGGGGAGCCCGAAGCCAACGCATCGCGTCGTCGATCACGACGGAAACCCGCGGGTTGTCCAACGCGCCGGCATTGGCGTCGTGCAGGGTGGTGCGGGCGATCTCGATCACCGCAGGGTCGAGCTCTACCTGCACGATCTTGTCGATTCCTTTCTGGCGCAGTAGCTCTCGTGCTGCCAGGCCGTCGCCACCGCCCAGGATCAGCACCGAGCGGGCGCCCTTGCCGAGCGCCGGATAGACGAGGCTTTCGGTGTAGCGGTATTCGTCGCGGGTGGAGAACTGCAATCCACCGTCCAGATACAGCCGGGTGTCGTTGTCGCGACGGGTGACCACGATCTCCTGGTAAGCGGTGTGCCGGTAGGCGATGATCGGGTCGGCGTAAAGCCTTTGGCGGCTGGTCGTTTCGATGTCGTGTGCGTGCACCAGCAGCGCGACCAGCAGCCCGAGGGCCGCGGCGAGTGCACTCAGCGCGGTCACCAACTGCGCAGTGGAGATCACCCGCCGCAGCAGGAACATCGCCACAATGGCCGCCGCGACCAGGTTGATGACGCCGGTGGCCGCAGCGCCGCGGATCATTCCGAGATGCGGCAGCAAGGCGAACGGCCAGACCAATCCGCCGACCAATGCGCCCAGGTAGTCGGCCGCGTTGAGGTTGGCCAGCGTGCGGCCGGTATCCGTCGCCGTGTTCTCGGCGGGGCCATCCCGCCCCTGCTGCAGCAGGGTCATCAGCAACGGCACCTCGGCGCCGACCAGGCCGCCGATCAGTGCGGTGCCGAGCGCCAGCACCCACGCCGACCCAATTGTGCCGTCCAGGAAAGCGAACACCGCGTACAGCGCCGCGGCGGACAGCCCGCCGATGATGCCCAGCAGCGCCTCGACCGTGACGAAGACGATGCCGGCGTACCGCAGCAGTGGCTTGACCAGCAGCGCACCCACGCCCAGCGCGGCGATGTAGCCCGCGACGATCAAGGAGGTGGCGACGACACCGCCGCCGTTGAGGCTGGCGGACAGCGTCAGCAGGGCCAGTTCGTAGATGATGCCGCAGGCCGCACAGGCCGCGACCGCGGCGAGCAGCAGCGCGCGCCAGCGCATCGACGGCTCCGCGGACCGTGCGGCTTGCTGCGTGGTGGTCATGACACCGCGGCGGCCGTCACTGCTCCGACAGCCAGCAACATCAGCGCGACCGCGAACGAGCCGGGATGCAGGTCGGGGTCGTCGATGTGCTCGTGGAAACTGCCCGGAATCACCAAATGCAGTGTCAGCAACGCGATTCCCAACAGGATCACACCCATGATCCCGTACACCGCCACGCCGACGAGCCCCTGACCCAATTGGCTGTAGCTGTTGACGATGGAGCTGACGATCACGGTGGTCAGCGAGATATACATCGCGCAGGCGACCACGACCGCGTTGGGGCGGCGATCGACGAACACCAGCTGACGCAGCTTGCCCGGGGTCAACGCGTCGACCATGTAGAAGCCGACCAGCAGGACGGCCATGCCGACGACGAAGTACAACAGCGTCGCGACGACGCCCTTCAGGACGGGGTCGAGATCCACGTTTCCGATATCGAAGGCGAGGTACACGGTTGTCTCCTTTGCTATTTGGTTCCGCCCGGCCCGCCGGGGCTACCGCCGGAACCGCTCGACGGGGACCCGGGACTGAAGCCGGGGCCGAGGAAGATGTAGGAGCCGTGGCTGTAGCCGGCGCCGAGGCTTTCGACGCGAATGCTGCACGGGTGGTTGCCATCTGGGCCGACGGTCACGATATTGTCGCTATAGCGCAGGTACTCGTTGTCGTCGTTGTCCGCGCGCGCCTCGGGTTCTTGATAGTCGGCAAGCGCGTCGGCGACCTGATCGGGCGATCCGCTGCACAGGTAGCGCGTGGCGTTGGCGTCGCGCGAGTACTCGCGGTAGTTGCTTGCGACGTATCCGGCAATATCCTTCTGCAGCAAGATGATTCCAATCACCAATGACACCACCGACGCTGCGGCCAGCCCGCCGGCGAGCCAGAACAGGTGTTTGCGGCTCACGGATGCCACCGGCTCGCCGTGTGGACCACCACGCCGCCGGACACCTGGGATCGCTGCGGGTACAGGTGCCACGTCTGCCAGCGCCAGCCGGTGCCGTCGGGTTCGGCGGCCAACACGGTCAGGGCGGCGTCATCGCCGGGGAAAGTGCCGCCGAGCCAAGCGTTTTCGGCTCGGCATCGGTCCCGCAACTCGCGCGCCAATTGGCGAAACGTCGCTTCGTCGTGCGTGGTGGTGCGCGATTGCAGCGCATAACCCGAGGCTTCGGCGTGCTCGGGCAGCATGCCGGTGTCGCTCTCGGCGGTGCAGGTCACCTGCTCGGAGAAGGTGGCCACGGCGTGCTCGATCGTGACCAGATGTGAGGCGCCGAGCACCGCGAGCCGCAGCGCGCCGCCGTCGGGATGTCGCAGCGCATGGCTGGCCAGCAGCGGGGGTTCGGGCGCGTTGAGGGCAAGCCGCAGCCTGCTCCCGGACACGTCGGCCGGAGCTACCGCGAGCCGATAGAGCGGCACCGCGCGGACCTACGGGCTGCCCGGCGTGGGCGCCGGGTAGACGGTGAGCTCACCCGGCGAGACCGGCTTGCCCGTCGAGACCTCCCAGGGCGTACCGGGTGCCCAGCGCTCGAAAGACAGCAGCGCGGTCTCGTCGGCGTTGGCACAGTCGACGAACTCCATCTCGCCACCGGCGGGCAGGCCCGTCGTGCCCTCGGTCGTGTACGACGCGCGACCCCGTTCCGTTTCGTGAAACGCGATCCCGTCGACCAGGTACTGATCGCCGGGCTGCAAGGTGACGTCCTTGCGGGTGACCCACATGACGAGCTCGAGGCGTCCGTCGTCTTCTTCGACGGCGAACCAGGTGGGCAGGTCGCCGCCCTCCAGCAGGTGCTCCCACCACACGAACGGTCCCTCGCGGAACGTCACCGACCCGCGGACCACGTAGTCGACACCGGCATAGCTGACGATGGCGCCGGGGCCCAGCTGCCGGGGCCCGAACTGCGGCATCGCGTCGGAGGCCAGGGGATCGCGGCGCCCGCGAGGCTGCGCCGCCGCCTTGGGACGTTTCAAGGCGATGACAAGTACGACGATGGACGCGACGAACAGCACCGCGGCCAGCACCACCAGCACTGTTCCCACGTAAACCCTCCCGTCGCCGCGGCGGTGGAGCGAACGTTGGCTTAAGTTAACAGCTTTTGCCGGGTCCGGAGGCGTGTCCTGCTCCGTGCCGTCCGACTCGACCGCTACGCTATCGAACAGCTGTTCGGGCCACAGTATTTTCAAAAGTGGAGGTTGGAGCATGCGGGTGATGGGCGTCGACCCCGGACTGACCCGATGCGGGCTGTCCGTGGTGGAAAGCGGGCGCGGCCGAACTATCGTCGCGCTGGATGTCGACGTGGTCCGTACCCCGTCGGCTGACGCGCTGCCCCAACGACTGCTGGCCATCAGCGACGCCGTCGAGTACTGGCTGGACACGCACCGTCCCGACGTCATCGCGATCGAGCGGGTGTTCGCGCAGCACAACGTATCGACCGTGATGGGCACCGCGCAGGCCGGCGGGGTGATCGCGCTAGCGGCGGCCAAACGCGAAATCGGCGTGCACTTCCACACGCCCAGCGAGGTGAAGGCCGCGGTCACCGGCAACGGCACCGCCGACAAAGCTCAGGTCACCGCGATGGTCACCAGAATCCTTGAGCTGCAAGCCAAACCGACGCCGGCCGACGCGGCCGACGCGCTGGCACTGGCCATCTGCCATTGCTGGCGGGCTCCGATGCTGGCCCGGATGGCGGCGGCCGAGGCGATGGCCGCCGAGGCGCGTCAGGCCTACCGCGCCAAGTTGGCCGCCAAGGCCAAGGCCGCCAAGGCGGGGGCGGGCCGATGATCGCCTCAGTGCGCGGTGAGGTAATCGAGGTGGCACTCGACCATGTGGTAATCGAAGCCGCCGGTATCGGCTACCGGGTGAACGCGACACCGTCGACGCTGGCCACGCTGCGGCACGGCAGCGAAGCCCGCCTGATCACCGCGATGATCGTTCGCGAGGATTCGCAGACGCTGTACGGGTTCGTCGACAACGAGACCCGCGACCTGTTCCTGACGCTGCTGTCGGTGTCCGGCGTCGGGCCGCGGCTGGCGATGGCGACCCTGGCCGTGCACGACGCCGCGGCATTGCGCCAGGCGTTGTCCGACGGCGACGTCGCCGCGCTGACCCGGGTGCCCGGCATCGGCAAGCGCGGCGCCGAGCGCATGGTTCTCGAGTTGCGCGACAAGATCCATTTGGCCGGTACGCCCGCGGCGACACCGGCGGGCGCGGGTCTCAATGGCCACGCGGTGCGGGGCCCGGTGGTCGAGGCGCTGATCGGCCTGGGCTTCGCGGTCAAGCAGGCCGAGGACGCCACCGACAGCGTGCTGGCGGCCAGTCGCGAAAAAGGCGAGCAGGCAACGACTTCCGACGCGTTGCGGGCCGCGCTGTCGTTGCTGGGTAAGACCAAATGAGCGACGAGGATTCCGCGGATTACGCGGATCGCGACCTGTCTGCGGCGCTGACCGTCGGAGAGGGCGACATCGACGTCAGCCTGCGGCCCCGCTCGCTACGCGAGTTCATCGGCCAGTCCCGAGTCCGCGAACAGCTGCAGCTGGTCCTCGAGGGCGCCAAGAACCGTGGCGGCACACCGGATCACATTCTGCTGTCCGGCCCGCCGGGGCTGGGCAAGACGTCGCTGGCGATGATCATCGCCGCCGAGCTCGGGTCCTCGCTGCGGGTGACTTCGGGCCCGGCCCTGGAGCGCGCCGGCGACCTGGCCGCGATGCTGTCGAATCTGGTCGAGCACGACGTGTTGTTCATCGACGAAATCCACCGCATCGCGCGGCCGGCCGAGGAGATGCTCTACCTCGCGATGGAAGACTTCCGGGTCGACGTCGTGGTGGGCAAAGGCCCTGGGGCAACATCGATTCCGCTGGAGGTGGCGCCGTTCACGCTGGTCGGGGCTACCACCCGGTCCGGCGCGCTGACCGGTCCGCTGCGGGACCGCTTCGGTTTCACCGCGCACATGGATTTCTACGAGCCGGGCGATCTGGAGCGGGTGCTGGCCCGTTCGGCCGGGATCCTCGGCATCGAGCTGGGCGCCGACGCCGGTGCTGAGATCGCCCGACGATCGCGCGGCACGCCACGGATCGCCAACCGCCTGCTGCGCCGGGTCCGGGACTTCGCCGAGGTGCGCGCCGACGGGGTGATCACCCGCGACGTCGCTAAGTCCGCGCTGGAGGTCTACGACGTCGACGAGCTCGGGCTCGACCGGCTGGACCGGGCGGTGCTGTCGGCGCTGACCCGCAGCTTCGGCGGCGGCCCG from the Mycobacterium lentiflavum genome contains:
- a CDS encoding glycosyltransferase family 4 protein; protein product: MRIGMVCPYSFDVPGGVQSHVLQLAKVLRDRGHDVSVLAPASPHVNLPEYVVSAGKAIPIPYNGSVARLQFSPAVHGRVRRWLTEGDFDVLHLHEPNAPSLSMWALRIAEGPIVATFHTSTTKSLTLSVFQGLLRPLHEKIIGRIAVSDLARRWQMEALGSDAVEIPNGVDVASLASAPRLDGYPRPGKTVLFLGRFDESRKGMEVLLEALPRVVERFGDLQVLVVGHGDEDELRSESGSLAKHMRFLGQVDDAGKASAMRSADVYCAPNIGGESFGIVLVEAMAAGTPVVASDLDAFRRVLHDGDAGRLVPVGDAAGLADGLIEMLENDALRERYVAAACEVVAQYDWSVVASQIMRVYETVAGSGAKVRVAS
- a CDS encoding NUDIX hydrolase, yielding MAWPLVVIALLVVLIAVLAVIGVWAIQTAQRLNRLHIRYDLSWQALDSALARRAVVARAVAIDAYGGSTNTPEGRRLAALADAAERAPRQSRENAENELSAALAMVDPAALPAGLIAELADAEARLLLARRFHNDAVRDTLALGARGLVRALRLGGTAALPSYFEIVERPHALAQTPHGVPKHRTSARVVLLDETGAVLLLCGSDPAIEESAPRWWFTVGGEVRPGERLAEAAARELAEETGLQVEAAEMLGPIWRRDEVFEFNGALIDSEEFFFVRRARRFEPVCTGRTELERRYIHCHRWCDANDIAELVAAGQTVYPRQLAELLAEAIAVADNDSPAGLPQLQSIR
- a CDS encoding PE-PPE domain-containing protein translates to MSFVITDPDAMATAADELQGIGAELEATNASVAAPMTGVLAPGTDSVSVRTAAFLDAQAAQYQALSAQAELFHTQFVQTLITAKNAYAETEVANAAAMQPASQQKIALIMGGTGNPSPDLQYMTSIEQTYLAQNYSGYTLVSLHTPEEFWPVTGINDTTFGRSVYTGFATLNSAILSQTSQGNKVVVVGYSQSATIASLEMRYLQALPAALRPDSNLLNFVLLADPNNPMGGVLTHWIPGFGTFNWPTPLTTSYATSIFTLQYDAIADFPVHPLWLPSDINALFGYLNLHATMPYLPAAQVANAIQSQIGNLSFYFMPTTQLPLLDPLRTFIPILGNPLADLLQPFLKPIVDLGYAPGLLPAVNPLSVAGYVGQGATAGITNPLVSALPPLASNAVASGF
- a CDS encoding PPE family protein, with product MLPDFVLLPPEINSARIYAGPRSGTIWAAAAAWDALAAQLASAAGSFQTTVSTLTGGAWQGPASMTMAAAAAPYVQWLTGTSAKAELLAIKARLFAGAFETAFTATVPPEVVAANRALLMTLIATNILGQNTAAIAATEAEYTEFWAQDVAAMTGYDASTTAAAAGWTPFAEPPLTLTSLPTPTFTSFAEQLINSVVNSFAQQLMNPMSQLQMLSTPAQFAMQPMQMAMGQLMSGANPLMSAAASVPALDPVLASAASPAVGGTAAAQLTSTVSASAGRAATIGPLSVPATWANATPAAPNLPAATGPAGVASAPVTPISASAGTTPSLPSMNVPGRLMSAVTPAVAASRKVPRPVLD
- the pdxS gene encoding pyridoxal 5'-phosphate synthase lyase subunit PdxS, yielding MVRGEKGLVDSGAQSSQANQTGTARVKRGMAEMLKGGVIMDVVTPEQARIAEGAGAVAVMALERVPADIRAQGGVSRMSDPDMIEGIISAVTIPVMAKARIGHFVEAQILQSLGVDYVDESEVLTPADYTHHIDKWKFTVPFVCGATNLGEALRRISEGAAMIRSKGEAGTGDVSNATTHMRAIGGEIRRLTSLAQDELFVAAKELQAPYELVVEVARAGKLPVTLFTAGGIATPADAAMMMQLGAEGVFVGSGIFKSGDPAQRAAAIVKATTFYDDPDVLAKVSRGLGEAMVGINVEQVPEPHRLAQRGW
- the tesB gene encoding acyl-CoA thioesterase II → MAIEEILDLEQLEVNIYRGSVFSPESGFLQRTFGGHVAGQSLVSAVRTVDPRYQVHSLHGYFLRPGDATAATVFIVERIRDGGSFCTRRVNAIQHGETIFSMSASFQTDQEGIHHQDPMPPAPPPDGLPGLDSIKVFDDAGFKQFEEWDVCIVPRDLLQLSPGKASQQQVWFRHRDPLPDDPVLHICALAYMSDLTLLGSAQVTHLDVREHLQVASLDHAMWFMRAFRADEWLLYDQSSPSASGGRSLCQGKIFTQSGHMVAAVMQEGLTRFKRGYQS